One genomic region from Apodemus sylvaticus chromosome 1, mApoSyl1.1, whole genome shotgun sequence encodes:
- the LOC127684052 gene encoding carcinoembryonic antigen-related cell adhesion molecule 3-like, translated as MVAEGGNSVLFVHAMPLNVQAFYWYKQRDSTKSYEVARYLTPTNESSKMPQHSDRKTVFYSGSLLIRNVTQADSGLYTLLTFNTEMESELTHVHLEVQEPVAQPTLQADSTTVTEAGSVTLTCLSEDPGLSIRWLFNHQGLYFNDRMTLSQKNSRLSIDPVRREDAGEYQCEVSNGYSSKMSLPLQMSVTSE; from the exons ATGGTTGCCGAGGGCGGAAACTCCGTTCTGTTTGTGCATGCAATGCCGCTGAATGTCCAGGCGTTTTACTGGTACAAACAGAGAGACTCAACGAAGAGCTATGAAGTCGCACGCTACTTAACGCCCACTAACGAAAGTTCGAAGATGCCTCAGCACAGTGATAGGAAAACCGTATTCTACAGTGGATCCCTGCTGATCAGAAACGTCACCCAGGCCGACAGTGGACTCTACACCTTACTAACGTTTAACACAGAAATGGAAAGCGAATTAACGCACGTGCATCTGGAAGTACAGG AACCCGTGGCGCAGCCCACGCTCCAAGCAGACAGCACCACAGTAACAGAAGCTGGCTCTGTGACCCTCACATGCCTCTCGGAAGACCCTGGACTCTCTATCCGTTGGCTCTTCAATCACCAGGGCCTGTATTTCAATGACAGGATGACTCTGTCCCAGAAAAACAGCAGACTCAGCATCGACCCAGTCAGGAGGGAGGACGCCGGGGAGTATCAGTGCGAGGTCTCCAACGGGTACAGCTCAAAGATGAGCCTCCCGCTCCAAATGTCCGTGACTAGTGAGTGA